One Pyrenophora tritici-repentis strain M4 chromosome 5, whole genome shotgun sequence DNA window includes the following coding sequences:
- a CDS encoding FabG, Dehydrogenase with different specificities (related to short-chain alcohol dehydrogenase) → MRKSFNPAQDIGSLEGKVILVTGGNAGLGKQTIAYLSAHNPARIYLAARSESKAREAVTSIKSSVPNACEIVHLPLDLTSFTSIAEAASTFKARESRLDILVNNAGIMATPYSTTKEGYEIQFGTNHMGHALLTKLLLPTLLDTAKLPGADVRVVNLSSRGHLLAVSKGIEFNQAALEQESSWRRYGSSKLANVLFARELAEQYPQITSVSLHPGVILTDLFNAVRANVFLKVGLWVYGFLGLFLPGHYRSPEGGALNTTWCATVSREELENGAYYMPVGVKDAGSKWVRDEGLRKKLWEWTEGEFVKHGY, encoded by the exons ATGAGAAAGTCATTCAACCCAGCACAAGACATTGGAAGCCTCGAAGGCAAAGTCATCCTCGTCACAGGCG GCAACGCCGGCCTAGGCAAACAAACAATCGCCTACCTCTCCGCCCACAACCCGGCCCGCATCTACCTCGCCGCGCGCTCCGAATCCAAAGCCCGCGAAGCCGTAACCTCGATCAAATCCTCCGTCCCCAATGCCTGCGAAATCGTCCACCTGCCCCTTGATCTAACCTCCTTCACCTCCATCGCCGAAGCCGCGTCAACCTTCAAAGCGCGCGAATCCCGTCTCGATATCCTCGTCAACAACGCAGGTATCATGGCGACGCCGTATAGTACCACGAAAGAAGGGTACGAGATACAATTCGGCACGAACCACATGGGCCACGCGCTGCTTACCAAACTGCTGCTACCAACGCTGTTGGACACGGCGAAACTACCCGGCGCAGACGTTCGGGTAGTGAATCTGAGTAGTCGGGGGCATCTTCTCGCCGTGTCCAAGGGCATAGAATTTAACCAAGCGGCGCTTGAACAGGAGAGTTCGTGGCGCCGCTACGGGTCGTCGAAACTGGCTAATGTGCTTTTCGCCCGCGAGCTGGCCGAGCAGTACCCGCAGATTACGAGTGTCTCGTTGCATCCGGGTGTTATTCTCACGGATCTGTTCAACGCCGTACGCGCGAATGTGTTTTTGAAGGTCGGATTGTGGGTGTATGGCTTTTTGGGCTTGTTTTTACCCGGCCATTATAGGAGTCCAGAGGGGGGCGCGTTGAATACTACGTGGTGTGCGACGGTGAGCAGGGAGGAGTTGGAGAATGGCGCGTATTATATGCCGGTGGGGGTCAAGGATGCGGGGAGTAAGTGGGTGAGGGATGAGGGGTTGAGGAAGAAGTTGTGGGAGTGGACGGAGGGGGAGTTTGTGAAGCATGGGTATTAG